The Metamycoplasma canadense genomic interval TTCATTAATCACATCATCATAAGTTTGTTTATAACCTTGTCCAACACCTAATATTACTTCAAATCCTAAAGCTTTTAATTCATTTGCTTTTTTATCTAAGATATTTTTGTTGTTAATTAAGTCTATTTTTGTTAGCACGGCTATTTTATTTACATCATTTAATTCTTTAATTTTATTAATAATAAATTTATCACCTTTTCCTAATTCTTCATTTGCTGGGGTTAAAAAAAGAATTAAATCAACGCTTTGTATTGTATTGTATGCTTTTTCATTTAGTTTTTCTGATAGTAAAAATTCAGCTTTATGAATTCCTGGTGTATCAATAAAAATTATTTGATTATTATTATCATTATAGATGCCTTTTATGTTATCTCTAGTTGTTTGAGCAAGATTAGATACAATAGCTAAATCAAAATCTAAAATATTATTAACCAATGTACTCTTTCCAACATTTGGTCTACCAATTAAACCAACATAACAAATTTTTTTCATATCACCTCACAATTTTTTAGATTCTCTTTATATTTAGTCTTGACATTATGTTTTCAACATGATTATTCATTATTGTTGCTTCTTCTTCAGTTTGATGATCAAAGCCAAATAAATGAGCAATTCCATGAGCAAAAATGTAGCAAATTTCTCTTTTTAGACTGTGATTAAACTTTTTAGCCTGTTTTTTTATTTTTCAAGGAGATATTATTATTTGGCCTAATTCAAGAAAATCTAAAAAATCTAGTTCATTTTCAGCTTCTAAAGGAAAACTCAAAATATCAGTTGTGTAGTTTTTATTTCTATGTAAAAAATTGAGTTTTTTCATCTTAAATTTATTTACAAAAAGTAAGTCTACAGATAAATTTTTTTTAGCATTAAATTCTTTTTTAGCTTCTTTTAAAATATTCAAAAAATCATCTTTAAATTTAAAGTGAAAAAAACTCTTGTTTTTAATTGAAAGTTTATGCATGAAAATAATTATAAATTAATGCAAAAAAAATACAAAAATTTAAGATATTTTTTTTATTACAAAAACAGGGGAATTTTTAATCAAAAATTTTTCATTGTGACTAGTTTCAATAATAATTGAATTTTGTTGTTTTTCTAAAATACATTTTTGCATTATTTTTCAAACATCATTTGATAAAAATTCAAAAGTTTCATCAAGTAAAATTAATTGGTATTTTTTAATAACTAATGGTAATAATTTTATTATTTGTATTTGTCCTGCAGATAAGTTTGATTTGTTAATATATAAATTTGAAAAAATATCTAATTTTAAGGCATTTAATAAAAAAATAAAATCATTATTTCGTAATATTTCGTTTCTTTGTTTTTCATTTATATTTCAAAATAAATAAGTATATAAATCTGTATTGGGAAAATCATTATTTTTATTTGAAAAATAAACATTTTTAGTGAATCAACTTGGACTAATTTTTTCAATCGGAATATTATTAAAGAATATTGAATTTTTTGTGTCATAAAATAATCCAGAAATTAGTTTTAAAAAAGTAGTTTTTCCAATTCCATTTTCACCCTTAATAATTAAGTTTTTTTCAATATGTAAATTTAAATCAGAAAAAATCTTTTTTGAGCCTAAATTTAATGATAAATTTTTAATTCTTATCGAGTTTAAAATTAGGTTATTTTTAAACTTATTTTTATTATTTTTTAGAGGAATTTTTAAAACAAAAAAGATTTTTTGAATATTGGTTTTATTTATTAGTTTTGTTATAGAGTAATTTTGTAAATTATTTATAGGATCATTTAATAAATTTTGTACTTGTAAAATAAAAAATAATTGTGTAATATTGCTAAGTTGTAATTTAATAAATAAAGTATAAATTATAATGTTATTTAGTAAATTTAAGAAACTTAAAAAAACAGTTTTAAAAGAACTAAAGGCATTTATTTTTCTTTGAAGATTTAAATTTATTTGACTTGTATAAAAAAAATTATTTTTTTGAATACTATTTCAAAAATCTATATCATAAAAATTTCAATTATGTGAGATAAATGAAAGGTCATTAATTTCTTTCAAATTATTTTCAATTGATTTTTTTGATAATTTATAAATATTTAAATTAAATAAAATACCGATAAATACTTTAATTACATTTGTTAATGTCAGTATAATGATAAATTTAAAATTTATGAAGAATATAAGTGGAAATACAAGAGTTATCGATAACAGGAAAGTAGGTCAAAAAAATACAAACAATGCATAAAATTCAGAAATTAAGTTAATTGATAAAAATCTAATAGTAATGTCATTTTTAGTTATTTTTTCAATTTGAGTAAATTTAGCTTGTTGAATATTTTTTATAAAATTATTTTTTATTGTTTTAGATATTATTCTTTTAATTTTGTTTAAAAAAATATTATTTACAAAAGCAACAGCAATGACAGTGAGGGATATTCAAAATAAAAACAATAGATTTTTAAAAGATTGTTCATTGTTTTTATTTTGAATAGCATTAAATATATCTTTATTTAAAAAAGATAAAAAATAGTTTAAAAGAACAGAAATTAGAGCTAATAAAATTATTAAAATCAAAAAATTAGCCTTAATTTTAAAAGGAAATTGAAATTTATACATATATTTATTTTCAATATTTTTATTTTTTTGATTTTTTGTAAATAAGATAATTGAAGAAAAAATAAGCTTGAAATTTTCAAAAGAAATTTTTCTTTTGCCATTAATTGAATCGTATGTTTCGAAATAGTTTTTATGAATTTTTTTTATGATTATATAATGAAAAAAATTATCAACTTTAATCAGTGTAATAATTGGATCTTTAATATTTAAGTTTATTAATTCCTCAAACGTCATTTTGAAAGGGTCGATATTAATCGAAACTTTATTTGCTATTTTTTTTAATTCAGTAATTGAAATTCCATTTTCTGAATAATTTGTTAAGTATTTTAATTCATTAATATCGAGCCACTTTTTTCAATAAAACTTATATAACGATTGAATTATGTAAATTCCGCAATCTTTCAAACTATCTTGTTCTTTAATTTTCATATTTAAATTTTTATAAAAAAGAAAAAAATATTTGTTTTTATAAGAAAAACTGACGAAAACTTCAAACTAAATAAAAAGAAAAATAAATATTTATTTTTTTATATAAAATTAATAATTATGAAAAAGAATAGTAGTAAAAAAATATTATTAACTTTAAGTTCCATAGGAGCAGCTGTTTCGATTTTTTCACCTATTTTAGTTGCTGCTTCATGTTCACACGAATTACCAGTTTTATCAATATCGGAAGATCCAAAGTATTCGTTTATTAATGAAAAAAGGGAAAGAGTTATTAAAGGAAGTGCAAAAGAGTTTTATGATTTAAATACTCAATTTGTTTTTAATCCTGTTAATTCTAATGACAAGAGATATCCACTTTTTATTAATGGGAAAATAAATATAAATAATAGTGCAAAAAACGAGCCTTATAAAATTAAGCCAAATTTTGCATTCTTAAAATTTGATAATTTAACACCACGCTACGATTATCGTTTATTTTCTTTTACATATGATGAACTAGTTGCTAATTTACCTGGTGTTTCCACAAGATCTAAATATGCAAAATATCGTAATGATCCAAGAGCGGTTTTTGTAGTTTTATACTGAGTTGCAAAAACAAGTGAAGCTGCTCCTAACTTTGAAAATGATATTATAGCTCCGTCGCGAGCAAGATTTACTAACGCACCAGCAAATATTGAAGAAGCACCTTGACCATTTTTGAAAGACATTTCAAATGATTTAAGAGGATTTTGAAAAGATGTTATTGAACCTGTGGTTTTAATTTTTGAAAGAGAGTAAATTTATGAAAAAAATAAGAACAAGATATGCTCCAAGCCCAACAGGATTTTTACATATTGGTGGAGCAAGAACAGCTTTATTTAATTATTTATTTGCAAAGCATTTTAATGGAACTTTTATTTTTAGATTAGAAGATACAGATGTGGCAAGAAATGTTGTTGGTGGAGAAGAAAGCCAATTAAATAACTTGGCATGATTAGGAATTATTCCAGATGAAAGTCCATTAAATCCAAATGAAAAATATGGTAATTATCGTCAATCTGAAAAATTAGAAATTTATAAAGAAATAGCTAATAAATTAATTGCAGATGGTTTTGCATATAAAGCATATGATACTTCTGAAGAACTTGAAATGCAACATAAGGAACAAGAGGAAGCAAAAATTGCTTCATTTAGATATGATCCTAATTGATTGCAAATTAATAATGAAGAAAAAGAAAGACGTGATAAAAATAATGAGTATTCAATCAGACTAAAATTGAAAAAAAATACAGTTTATGGTTGAGAAGACTTAGTTAGAGGCCATATTGAAGTAAATAGCGATGATATTGGTGATTTTGTGATTGTTAAAAGTGATGGATATCCAACTTATAATTTTGCTGTTGTTGTTGATGATCACCAAATGGAGATTTCTCATGTTTTAAGAGGTGAGGAACATATTACAAATACTCCTAAACAATTAGCTATTTATGAAGCCTTAAATTGACAACCACCAGTTTTTGGTCATTTAACTATTATTACTAACATGGAAGGGAAGAAACTTTCAAAAAGAGATAAAAGTTTAAAACAATTTATTGAAGATTATAAAAATGAAGGTTATCACCCACATGCTATTTTTAATTTTTTATCATTATTAGGTTGAACTTCAAAAGATAGTAAAGAAATAATGTCTCACGAAGAATTGATTGAAAATTTTGATCCTGAAAGATTATCAAAGTCTCCTTCAAAATTTGATATTGTAAAAATGGAATGATTTTCAAAACAATATATAAAAAAAATAGACAATAACTCAATTATTAAAAATATTTTTTCTCCTTTTTCAAAAGAATGAAATGAATTGTTTGTTGAAACATATAAACAATCAGCCGCAACCTTAACTGAAATTAAAAATAATTTAAATATTTATATCAATCCAAAACACGAAACAAATTTATCTATTTTAAATTTAGAGGTAGTAAAAACATTTGAAGAATTGTTAAAAAATGTAGATTTTTCAATAGAAAATATTCAAAAATGCATTGACGAAACTAAAAATAAATTGAACCTTAAAGGAAAAGAATTATTTATGCCGATTAGAATTGCTACAACATATGAAGAACATGGCCCTGAATTAGCTAAAGCAATTTATTTATTCGGTAAAGAAATAGTCTTAGAAAGATTGAAAAAATGAAATTAAAGTACATTTTAACTTCAGAAATTGATAATCAAGAAAAAAAAGTTATCGAAACCAATTTTGTTAACTTTATTGAAAAAGAAGAAGGCAAATATGTTATTTTTGAATTTATTGATGAAAAAAACATGAAATGTAATTTAAAAATTAGCGATGATGAAGTTGAAATATCGTATGCAAAGCAAAGTTTTTTTATGAAAAAAAATCAATTTATTAATAATAAATTAATAATATCTGAAACTGATTTTTTTGACATTCAAGTATATTTAATTAAGGTTATTATTAGTAAAGAATTAGTTAGCTTTACATATGATTTATTGCAAAATAAAAGCATAATTGTTAGAAATACAATAAGTTTAATTTTTCAAAATAATTAAATTATCGTTTTCTATAGCGAAATATAAAGTTTTTTAATTTATAAGCCTTCCAACTTTACTATATTTAGAGTTAGACTAGTTTTTTTAAAAAAGCAGTGTAAGTAATTAAATTTTAAAACTTTAAAAGAAAGACAGCAAGTTTAATTTATAAAATTCAGCCAATTTAATTAAGGCTGAATTTATATTTTTTATTTTTTTTATGTAGTCATAAAAAATTATTTATTCAATTATTTCGTTTGTTCTTTTTTTTTGATTCTTTTAATAATTTATTTCTTTATGAATTGCAGGTGTTGTAATTATATAAATAAACCCCAAAGTCTTTCGAATTTACTTGGTCCAACTTTTGAGTTTATTATATGTTTTAACATATTTGTTATTTTTATTTATTTTTTATTGAGCAATATATATACCAAAATAGTTATTGAGTAAGGCGTAATAATGTGTGGATTTTTAGATTTTATTTATCGCTTATTTTATACAATTTAGTAATCTTGAGATAATAACTATTTTGAATATTGTAATTTTAATCCTTTTAATTTTTTTACTAATTGGTTTAGTATTCTTTTTAAGAATTAAATTTTAAAAAATAAAACCTAATTTAAAATTAAGTTTATGTTTTTATTTTAAAATATTTTGCTTATGTAATTAATAAAGTGTAATAAAATATCTATTATGAATTATAAAATTAGCAAAGCGAAATTTAAAAATAAACTACTTTATTCTATTATTGTTGGATTACCGATAATTTTAGGTCCGATATTTGTATCTTGTAAAAATGAAGATAATAATAAATTAGCTAACGGCAATCAATATAAGAGACTTGATGATTCTCAACTTGCAACAATTCATAATCAGTTTGTTTTCGAGCTAACACCAGAAGCAAATAAAGAATATAATTCAAATGCGAATATTACTCTCTTTAAGTTTGGGAATGTTATTAACAAGTTAAATAAAAAATATAATTCAGGTCATTATGATGATGGGGATAAAATTGCTAATGATCCAGAATTTAAAAAATATTTTAATTTTTATAAACCAGATATATCAAAGATTAGTAAAGTTCATAGAATTGATATTAAATTTGGATTTGACAATTCCACTAAATTAGTTAATTTATATTACGATGTTATTTGTTTTGATTTAAGAATTAACGAAAAAACAAATGAAAAAATTTCTTTAGACTTAGGTGAATAAAAATATAAAAAAAGATTTCTTAAAGCTTTTTAGTTTGAAAGCTAAAGAAATCTTTTTTATTATTTTCGGATAGAGAATTAACTAAATCTAAAATATTATTATCTAAATTAATGCGATTAATATTGTCATAAATATAATTTTTTGCTTCTTGATATTTTATTAAAAATTCATTATGTTGGTTTTTGTTTATTTCTAAAGATATTTGGCTTAGTATATTTTTTAATAAATTCATTATATTTTTAAGTGGTGGCGACGCTAAAGTATCATCATTATTTAAAATTAAATTTTCATTATAAATATATTGCTTGAAATCATTTTTTAATTCATTTTTAAATTCATTTTCTTTTTTGTTTAACATAGCTTCGTTATCAAATTTAAAATTTTCTAAATAAAAATTTAGGTTGGATAATGAATCAATGGCTTGTTCGAAAAAACTTTTAAATTCAAATAAAAGTTTAGAAAATGTATTACCTGATTTTTCAGTTCAAAAATCATTATAATATTTTTCTAAATTTTTTTTATTTTCACTTAAACTTTGTTCTTCTATTAATTCTTTAATTGAGGTTTGGACAATATCATAATTTTTATAAAATGAATAATATGAATAATTAAAAAAACGCATCATTCTTTTTAACTCTAAAGCTTCTTTTTTAATTATCTGGTTAAATATTGATTTTTTTTGGTTTTGATTTGTTTCAAATTCTACATTTTTTGAATTAAAATCTTCTTTTTTACTACAAGAAATAGTAACCAAAGTCGTAATAGGAATTGTTAAAAATGAAATTAATTTAAATTTACTCATTTATAACTCCTTTTGAAATAATTTTGAAATCAAGATTATTTCTACTATTTAATAAATTAGAAACTGTAATTTTTAAATTATAAAAAGGTTGTTGATTTTTCGTTGAAAAACTAAAATCATTTTCTGATATAAATTTGTAAAAATTAAAACTTAATTCAACTTCATTTTCTCTTTGAATAACACTGTCAAGTTCTATTTTTTTAACACCAGTATTTAAATTAGAATTTTGAGTTTCAAGAGCATAGGCTAGAAGATAATTATTTAAATAAGCAGTTAAAATATTTGCAATATCAGAATTTTTTTCAATCTTATTAGTATTTTGGATTTTGATGTAACTTTGAGTTTTAACTAAAGCTTTTTTTATCAAGTCTTTAAATAAAGAAGTATCTGAAAAATCATTTAATTTAAGAGTTTTGAATGATATAGTTTTATTTTTGTGATATATTGCATAATCTTTATTATTAAGTTCATTTATGTCTAAAAGTTTTGTTGCTAAACCTTTTAATAAATGACCGTGATCATCAAAATTAGAACTTAATAATGCATAATCCTTTGTTTCACCATTTTTTTTGTAAACACGTATTATTAATCTAATGATTTGGCTTGTTTGATAATAATTAGTAAATTGGACATCAATAACTTCATATTTTTCATCTTGTTTTTGATATATTTCTGGTATATCGAGTTGTAAACGACTTTTAAATTTTGAAAATAAGTAAACTAGACCGCGCGAGTTTCAATAATCAATACTATTATAACCTTTTATAAATGAATTAATATCTTTACCTAAATCTAAATTTTTATCTTGTTTAATAGTTAAATAGGCATTTTGAACATAATCATTAAATAAAGGCAACTGTTCGTTTAGTCCTTGTTCACCAACACCAAATTTTAAATTTGTGGCATAATTTCTAAATCCATTAATATAAAAAGTTTTTTCCTTTATCTGATTATTTATTATGCTTTCGTTTTGAAAGTTAATTATATCTTTTATTTTAAAAGCTATGTATCTTTGGTTTGAAAAATCATTTTCTTTTACTTCAGCTTTGTTTCAATCAATATCTATTTTTTTTATGTTCAAATCAAATTTATTTAAATATAAAATTAGAAAATTTAAAAATGTTCTTCTAAATATTTCACTATCACTATTTAGCCATGATTCAGCTTGGATAAATTCATTATTAAATAAATATCTTTTTAAATAATTTTTACCTTGACTATTTAATAAATGGTTTGTGTTCATTAAATTATTATTTGTTTTAATATCGTGAACTAAACGAAAAATAATTGTTTGAAAATCAAAAAAATATGGATTGGATACACGAAAATAATCAGTTTCTTTATTTAAATTAGCTAAATAATAAAATCACAAATCTGAAAATCCACCAGCTTTTTTTATCTCGTTAAAATCATATTCAGTAAAAAAATTATTTAAAATGTTAGATTTTGAAATATTAACTTTACTAATTTTAAAGTTATCATATTCTGTTTTTATTTGTTTTCAAGATTCTTTTATTTTAAAAGAAGGTTTGTACTTATTTTGCGAGTCGAATATTAATTCATTTTCTTTAGAAATTTTTTGAACATAATTTAAATAAGTAATTGAACCATCTTTTGCTGGTTTTAAATTATAAAAAATAGGTTCAAAATTATGTAACGTTGCAATCTGAGATAAATTTAATCTTGATAGATATTTAATATTTACTTTTTTTTCATCAATGCTTATTTCATTAGCTATTTTATGCTTACAAGAAATAGAAATTATTGGAAGAAAGAAACTTCCAATAACACCAAATAATAATAATTTTTTCAATTTCATATTATTCATTAGATAAATTTAAAAAAATTGTAGCATTTCCTTCAGTTTGTCTTCCATCCAAACATTTAATTTTAAAATAATAGTAAATATTTCTTTGTTGTGAATCTCACCCAAAATAGCAATGAACTTCATGATTACCAGCAAAATAAACTAAATTAGGAATATAGATATTAAAATATTTTTTAAATTCTTCATTTTTTAGATCACTTGGAGAAAAATTATATCTTTGCGTTGTTTTATTTAGATGTTTTTTGAACAATTTACCAATTTTTTTTCATAACCTTCTCTTATATTCATCTTTTTTTGTTTCATCTTCTAATTTGTTATATTCTTTTTTTTCCTCTTCTGAAAGATCGAAACTAGAATTTTTTATTGTGTGATCAACAACGAGTCTTAACTGCTCACCAATTAGTGAACCATCACGATCTATCGATTTATCTTCAACATCTTTTAATTTAATTAAAGAAATATCAATATCTCTTTTGCTTTCTTTTTCTTTTAGTGGCTCTCCTTCAAGAATTGTTGAATTTGTTTTGCCATTATTTTTTATTGAAGAATCATCATTTGTTGTAGCTATTTGTTTTTCTTCTTTTTTGCAGCTACTTAACAAAATGGTTAATCCTAAAATAGGTGTTAACGTTAGTCCTAATGTTAAAAATTTTAATTTTTTATTTTTTTTCATATTATTTTCTCTACCTAATTTTAATTTATAAGTAATTAAATTATAATTTTTTTATTAATTTTTACAAAAAAAGAGTAATAAATTAAGGCACAAAAAGTTAACAATTTATACATATTTTAACACTATAGTAAATTTTAATTCACCCTAAAGTTTTAGATTGTTTTTTTGCTTCTTAACACTGTTTTGTTGTCATTTTTTGCCAAATTGAAAAAAAAAAAAAAGAAGAAAATTATTTTATAAACATTGAATAAAAATAGTTTTTTATTTATTAAAAATTTTGAAAGGCAAAAATGAAAAAACTAAACAAATTTCTATTATCTTTTGGTTCAGTAGCTTCTTTAGTTGCTTTACCAACAATTTTAGCTTCTTGTGCTGATGAAAAAGAAAAATCTAAAGTAGATGAAGAATTACAAAAAATTAAACAAGAATATGAACAAAAACTAAGTGAATTAAAAACTTTAAAAACAACGTTAGAAGAAAAAATCAAAAAAAGTGATGAAACTAATACTGAATTGTCAGAACAAATAAAAAAAACAAATGAAAAAATTGAAGATTTACAAAAAATGCTTGTACTTAATAAACTTAATGAATCTGAAAAAGTAATGTATAAACTATTTTCAGATTTATTAAATACAACACACGGTAGAAAAGCTGGAAATTTAAATAATTTTAAAAAAGAATTACTTGACGCAACAACAAAAGAAATTAAATTAGAAAACGGAAAAAGATTAACTACAGAGATAGTTGAAAAAAACTTATTATATAAATTTGGAGATGATACAAATAAACCCAAAGAAAATATTTCAAACTATGGTAGCTATTATGCATATGAATATTTAAAGAAACAAATTAAAGATATGGGATATCAAGAATTAGATAATGGGCAAATAACATATCCAGAATACAATAAAAAACAAATAAGCCTTAAAAAACATTATTTAAGTATTTATGATGCGCAAAAGGATAAAGCCGTTATAGATAATATGAACGAAAATATTAAAAAAGATGGCTTTTTTACTAATGGCTTCTTATTTGATTTTAAAGAGAATAATTTAAAAAATAACGTTGGTAACAATATTGTTGTCACAATTAATCCTACCGGTAAAGCTAAGGATAAAAATCCAAAAGATTTCTACATTGTTTCACATTTTGATTCAACAAATAATGTGGGCCCAAAAGGTGTTTCGTGAGGGGCTACCGATAATGCAACAGGAGTTACTGTTAACTTAAGATTATTAAAACATTTTGCTGATGTTGAAAATAGAAAAAAATTAGCTGTTAGATTACATTTAATTTTTGTTGATGCTGAAGAATTAGGAAAATTAGGTTCTTATGCTTTTGTAAATCAATTTTTAACTGGCGAAAACAATGAATTATTAAAAAATTCTTTAGGTATGATTAATATGGATACTGTTGCTGGTGGTGATTATATGTATATTCACTCTCCAAAAACAAGTCCTGATCACGAAGCAGTACTACCCGATTCTAATCTTTCTAAAGAATTACGTGATCTTATAAATAAAGTTTCTAAAGATAGAGCAACTAAATTAAAAGATAATGAACAAGAATTGCAAATTCACCCTCAATATTCAGGTGCATATAAAGAAGGTGAAACAGGGGATTGATCAGATCATGCTCCATTTTACCAAATTGCAAAATTACCAGTTGCTTATGTAGAATCAACAAATTTTTCTATTCTTTCTAAATACGAAGTATATGATGGATATGCTCAAACAATGAATCCTAAAGCGTGAGTTTTAAAAGACGGTACAACGATTCCTTCATTAAAGAAAAGAGTTCTAGAAGATAAAAAAACTGTTGTTTATGACTGACCTGATGGACTTAAAAAAGAAGACTTTGCAATTTTAGGTGATATTTGACATTCAGATTTAGATACATTAGAATGAGTTAACAAAAATATTGGTTCAAAAATTTACAAACAACTTGATACAGTTTTTGAAACCCTTAAAGAATTATTAACTAATAATTTAGGTAAAGTAGAAAATGAAAAAATATCTTACCCAGAATTAAATAAACAACCTGCTATCGAGGAAAGTGAAACAAACGGTTCAGAAGAAAATTCAGATGGACACACAGGAGACGGTGAAGAAGAAAGTTCAGGCAGTAGTGAAGAAGAGACAGTTTAATAATTAAAATAAATAATTTATAAAAAGTAATAACAAAACTAGATTAATCTAAAATTAGGTTTTAATCTAGTTTTTTATTTAACTTTTAAATTAAAAATTAATATAGACATATATTTCATCTTCTAAACAACATTATTTTTTATATATGTGTAAAAATAATGTATTATATTCATATGTTTAAATGGGAATACATATGAATAAATTTTATTCTTGTTTTGTTAGGTTACTTTATTGGTTCAATTAATATAAGTATTATTCTTTCAAAAAAGAAAAATAAAGATATTCGTAAATTTGGTTCAAATAACGCAGGTGCTACTAATGCTTTAAGAGTATTTGGCTTTAAATTTGCTTTGTTAGTTTTTAGTTTTGATTTACTAAAAACATTTATTCCAACAATGATAGCTTTCGGGATAAAAAAAATAATAAATAACGAATATATAATTCCTTTATTTGCTGGTGCTGGAGCATTTATAGGCCATATCATTCCTTGCTTTTTTAAATTTAAGGGAGGTAAGGGTGTCGCTTGCTTTGTTGGTATGATTCTTGCATTTGATTTAATTACATTTTTATTATTTATACTTTTTTATATCATTCTTCTTTACATTATTAAATATGTTTCTTTAACTTCAGTTATTTCAACAATAATTTTTGCTTTTTTTTCTTTTATTCCTTATTATTATTCGACTTGATTTTTATCATTTATAAATTATGATATTCCAAAATGATCGCACAGTTATATTTTAGTTTTTTTATCAGTTTTAATACTATTAAAACATATACCAAACTATATACGATTAGCAAATAAAGAAGAGAAAAAAATCAGTTTTAAAATAAAAAATTAGCAATTAAGATTTTAAAGTGCTAATTTAGTGCTAAAATTATATAATATTAAATATTAAGGAGACTTTTTTAATATTATGGAATTAAAGAATCGTCATTTAGAAATTTTTAAACTAATTGTCGAAATGTTTTTTGAAACTGGTGAGCCAGTCGGATCTAAAAAATTAGTTGAGTTAAAAAAAATTTCTCTTTCTTCAGCAACAATAAGAAATATTATGGCTGATTTAGAAAAAGTTGGATATTTAGAGAAACCACATATATCTGGGGGTAGAATTCCTTCAACTAAAGGATTAGAATATTACACTAAACATATTGCTTATGATCCTAAAAAGTTTTTTAATAAAAATTTAAATGATATTTTAGCTAAAAAGCGTTTAAATGTTAATACAACTTTAGATGAAGCAGCTGATTTAATAAGCAAAATGGCACATTTTACTGTTGTTGCTACTTCAAATAATAAAGATGAAAAACTTAAAAGTATTCAGCTAACACCTTTAGATGCTAATTCAGCAGTTATTGTTATTGTTACGAGTACGGGAAATGTGCAAAATAAATTATTTGATTTTGAAGATGGCATTGTTTTAAATGACTTAAGAATAGCTGTTAGATTATTTAAAGAAAGGCTAATTGATACA includes:
- the era gene encoding GTPase Era, translated to MKKICYVGLIGRPNVGKSTLVNNILDFDLAIVSNLAQTTRDNIKGIYNDNNNQIIFIDTPGIHKAEFLLSEKLNEKAYNTIQSVDLILFLTPANEELGKGDKFIINKIKELNDVNKIAVLTKIDLINNKNILDKKANELKALGFEVILGVGQGYKQTYDDVINEIKKYSYEDIPPYDDDQLSDVSLRFIAKEIIREASIKNLFQEVPHSIAVIIDEFKEHEEIYKPYDIYATIYVKSESQKGIVIGQCGKKIKSISMQSRQKMTKVFDHATNLFLKVKVDQDWVDNEQKIKKVGY
- the ybeY gene encoding rRNA maturation RNase YbeY, with amino-acid sequence MHKLSIKNKSFFHFKFKDDFLNILKEAKKEFNAKKNLSVDLLFVNKFKMKKLNFLHRNKNYTTDILSFPLEAENELDFLDFLELGQIIISPWKIKKQAKKFNHSLKREICYIFAHGIAHLFGFDHQTEEEATIMNNHVENIMSRLNIKRI
- a CDS encoding Mbov_0121 family peptidase domain-containing ABC transporter is translated as MKIKEQDSLKDCGIYIIQSLYKFYWKKWLDINELKYLTNYSENGISITELKKIANKVSINIDPFKMTFEELINLNIKDPIITLIKVDNFFHYIIIKKIHKNYFETYDSINGKRKISFENFKLIFSSIILFTKNQKNKNIENKYMYKFQFPFKIKANFLILIILLALISVLLNYFLSFLNKDIFNAIQNKNNEQSFKNLLFLFWISLTVIAVAFVNNIFLNKIKRIISKTIKNNFIKNIQQAKFTQIEKITKNDITIRFLSINLISEFYALFVFFWPTFLLSITLVFPLIFFINFKFIIILTLTNVIKVFIGILFNLNIYKLSKKSIENNLKEINDLSFISHNWNFYDIDFWNSIQKNNFFYTSQINLNLQRKINAFSSFKTVFLSFLNLLNNIIIYTLFIKLQLSNITQLFFILQVQNLLNDPINNLQNYSITKLINKTNIQKIFFVLKIPLKNNKNKFKNNLILNSIRIKNLSLNLGSKKIFSDLNLHIEKNLIIKGENGIGKTTFLKLISGLFYDTKNSIFFNNIPIEKISPSWFTKNVYFSNKNNDFPNTDLYTYLFWNINEKQRNEILRNNDFIFLLNALKLDIFSNLYINKSNLSAGQIQIIKLLPLVIKKYQLILLDETFEFLSNDVWKIMQKCILEKQQNSIIIETSHNEKFLIKNSPVFVIKKIS
- the gltX gene encoding glutamate--tRNA ligase gives rise to the protein MKKIRTRYAPSPTGFLHIGGARTALFNYLFAKHFNGTFIFRLEDTDVARNVVGGEESQLNNLAWLGIIPDESPLNPNEKYGNYRQSEKLEIYKEIANKLIADGFAYKAYDTSEELEMQHKEQEEAKIASFRYDPNWLQINNEEKERRDKNNEYSIRLKLKKNTVYGWEDLVRGHIEVNSDDIGDFVIVKSDGYPTYNFAVVVDDHQMEISHVLRGEEHITNTPKQLAIYEALNWQPPVFGHLTIITNMEGKKLSKRDKSLKQFIEDYKNEGYHPHAIFNFLSLLGWTSKDSKEIMSHEELIENFDPERLSKSPSKFDIVKMEWFSKQYIKKIDNNSIIKNIFSPFSKEWNELFVETYKQSAATLTEIKNNLNIYINPKHETNLSILNLEVVKTFEELLKNVDFSIENIQKCIDETKNKLNLKGKELFMPIRIATTYEEHGPELAKAIYLFGKEIVLERLKKWN
- a CDS encoding MAG3240 family lipoprotein, with amino-acid sequence MKLKKLLLFGVIGSFFLPIISISCKHKIANEISIDEKKVNIKYLSRLNLSQIATLHNFEPIFYNLKPAKDGSITYLNYVQKISKENELIFDSQNKYKPSFKIKESWKQIKTEYDNFKISKVNISKSNILNNFFTEYDFNEIKKAGGFSDLWFYYLANLNKETDYFRVSNPYFFDFQTIIFRLVHDIKTNNNLMNTNHLLNSQGKNYLKRYLFNNEFIQAESWLNSDSEIFRRTFLNFLILYLNKFDLNIKKIDIDWNKAEVKENDFSNQRYIAFKIKDIINFQNESIINNQIKEKTFYINGFRNYATNLKFGVGEQGLNEQLPLFNDYVQNAYLTIKQDKNLDLGKDINSFIKGYNSIDYWNSRGLVYLFSKFKSRLQLDIPEIYQKQDEKYEVIDVQFTNYYQTSQIIRLIIRVYKKNGETKDYALLSSNFDDHGHLLKGLATKLLDINELNNKDYAIYHKNKTISFKTLKLNDFSDTSLFKDLIKKALVKTQSYIKIQNTNKIEKNSDIANILTAYLNNYLLAYALETQNSNLNTGVKKIELDSVIQRENEVELSFNFYKFISENDFSFSTKNQQPFYNLKITVSNLLNSRNNLDFKIISKGVINE